A genomic segment from Streptomyces antibioticus encodes:
- a CDS encoding SDR family oxidoreductase, translating into MDLGLKDRVYVVTGATRGLGNASARELVADGARVVLSGRDEQRVADAAAALGPNAVGVAVDNADPLAAERLIATARDAFGGFDGVLISVGGPPPGFVADNTDEQWQASFESVFLGAVRLARAAAAELEAGGVIGFVLSGSVHEPIPGLTISNGLRPGLAGFAKSLADELGPRGIRVVGLLPARIDTDRVRELDALSADPEATRVANESRIPLRRYGTPEEFGRTAAFLLSPAASYLTGLMLPVDGGMRHGF; encoded by the coding sequence ATGGATCTTGGACTGAAGGACCGGGTGTACGTCGTCACCGGAGCCACCCGCGGGCTGGGCAACGCCAGTGCGCGCGAGCTGGTCGCGGACGGCGCGCGGGTCGTGCTGAGCGGACGGGACGAGCAGCGGGTGGCGGACGCGGCGGCCGCGCTGGGGCCGAACGCGGTCGGTGTGGCCGTCGACAACGCCGACCCGCTGGCGGCGGAGCGGCTGATCGCCACGGCGCGGGATGCCTTCGGCGGTTTCGACGGGGTGCTGATCAGTGTGGGCGGGCCGCCGCCCGGGTTCGTCGCGGACAACACCGACGAGCAGTGGCAGGCGTCGTTCGAGTCGGTGTTCCTCGGCGCGGTGCGGCTGGCGCGGGCGGCCGCGGCCGAGCTGGAGGCGGGCGGGGTCATCGGGTTCGTGCTGTCGGGCTCGGTGCACGAGCCGATCCCCGGCCTGACGATCTCCAACGGCCTGCGGCCGGGCCTCGCGGGCTTCGCCAAATCACTGGCGGACGAGCTGGGCCCGCGCGGGATCCGGGTGGTCGGCCTGCTCCCGGCCCGCATCGACACCGACCGGGTGCGCGAACTGGACGCCCTGTCCGCCGACCCGGAGGCCACCCGCGTCGCCAACGAGTCCCGCATCCCCCTGCGCCGCTACGGCACCCCGGAGGAGTTCGGGCGGACGGCAGCCTTCCTGCTCTCCCCGGCCGCGTCCTACCTGACGGGCCTGATGCTGCCGGTGGACGGCGGGATGCGGCACGGGTTCTGA
- a CDS encoding Asp23/Gls24 family envelope stress response protein, which translates to MTAVSEGAEAVAARRAVVPPADRGATRIADRVVAKIAAQAAREAVGPAAPGANQPHATVVVHAHGAPGASGGTVGAAHIRVHLELDYPTDIGARCRQVRRHVAERVGALVGMDVPEVAVQVERLHRTAAHGEAHGRTR; encoded by the coding sequence GTGACGGCGGTGAGCGAGGGGGCGGAGGCCGTCGCCGCGCGCCGCGCCGTCGTACCGCCCGCCGACCGCGGCGCCACCCGGATCGCCGACCGGGTCGTCGCGAAGATCGCCGCACAGGCCGCCAGGGAGGCGGTCGGCCCGGCCGCGCCCGGCGCCAACCAACCGCACGCCACCGTCGTCGTGCACGCCCACGGCGCACCGGGGGCGAGCGGCGGCACCGTCGGCGCCGCGCACATCCGGGTCCACCTCGAACTGGACTACCCCACCGACATCGGCGCCCGCTGCCGGCAGGTGCGTCGACATGTCGCCGAGCGGGTAGGCGCGTTGGTGGGAATGGACGTCCCCGAGGTCGCCGTCCAGGTCGAACGGCTGCACCGGACGGCGGCCCACGGCGAGGCACACGGGAGGACGCGATGA
- a CDS encoding Asp23/Gls24 family envelope stress response protein, which yields MTESTDQLRTQNTEGGAENVSTRKGATRRGGGDPGTRGRTTIADGVVEKIAGLAARDVLGVHAMGSGISRTFGAVRDRVPGGSKSVTRGVKAEVGEVQTALDLEIVVDYGVSISDVARDVRENVIAAVERMTGLQVVEVNIAVSDVKLPDEEDDEPEPRIQ from the coding sequence ATGACTGAGTCAACGGACCAGCTCCGGACGCAGAACACCGAGGGCGGCGCGGAGAACGTGTCGACCCGCAAGGGGGCCACCCGGCGCGGCGGCGGCGACCCGGGAACCCGGGGGCGGACCACCATCGCCGACGGCGTGGTGGAGAAGATCGCGGGTCTCGCGGCCCGGGACGTCCTCGGCGTCCACGCCATGGGCAGCGGCATCAGCCGCACCTTCGGAGCCGTACGGGACCGGGTGCCCGGTGGCTCCAAGTCGGTGACCCGCGGTGTGAAGGCCGAGGTCGGCGAGGTGCAGACCGCCCTCGACCTGGAGATCGTCGTCGACTACGGCGTCTCCATCTCCGACGTGGCCCGCGACGTCCGGGAGAACGTGATCGCGGCCGTGGAGCGGATGACCGGCCTCCAGGTGGTCGAGGTCAACATCGCGGTCAGCGACGTGAAGCTGCCCGACGAGGAGGACGACGAACCCGAGCCCCGGATCCAGTGA
- a CDS encoding helix-turn-helix domain-containing protein, translated as MAETLKKGSRVTGAARDKLAADLKKKYDSGASIRALAEETGRSYGFVHRMLSESGVTLRGRGGATRGKKAASS; from the coding sequence GTGGCCGAGACTCTGAAGAAGGGCAGCCGGGTGACCGGCGCCGCGCGCGACAAGCTCGCGGCAGACCTGAAGAAGAAGTACGACTCCGGTGCGAGCATCCGGGCGCTGGCCGAGGAGACCGGCCGCTCGTATGGCTTCGTACACCGGATGCTCAGCGAATCGGGCGTCACGCTCCGTGGGCGTGGCGGAGCGACCCGGGGCAAGAAGGCCGCCTCGTCCTGA
- a CDS encoding alpha/beta hydrolase: protein MRTVTATAAAVTAALAAGAVSVAAGRLASDAALKAPPGRPLPTEPRLTVHGTAAGQIALTRHLASLRPGTYGLAGDGSHAVVGPVLPQAAGSADTVVRRLESVTHGSLSPGDAVWLTPNLYVGNPSAALGLDHADVDVPGELGPLPAWFVPGDRRTWVIAVHGLAATREHALNLMGFLHSRRFPVLALSYRGDLGAPRPPDGLNHLGQTEWRDLDAAMRYAVRYGAERVVLLGWSTGATMALRAAAHSGLRDRVSGLVLDSPVLDWQATLRALAAARHTPGVLLPLAVRAAQGRTGLHDGPGGSGDPGDGAADPAAGLRVPTLVFHGPDDTVAPWEASRRLAARRPGLVSLHTVARAPHAAMWNVGPKDYEETLRRFLIPLS from the coding sequence GTGCGCACTGTCACCGCGACGGCCGCTGCCGTCACCGCAGCCCTGGCCGCCGGCGCCGTCAGTGTCGCCGCCGGGCGGCTCGCCAGCGACGCCGCGCTGAAGGCGCCGCCCGGGCGGCCCCTGCCCACCGAACCCCGGCTCACCGTGCACGGCACCGCCGCCGGCCAGATCGCCCTCACCCGCCATCTGGCCAGCCTGCGCCCCGGCACCTACGGGCTCGCGGGCGACGGCTCCCACGCGGTCGTCGGCCCCGTGCTGCCGCAGGCTGCCGGCTCCGCCGACACCGTCGTACGGCGGCTCGAAAGCGTCACGCACGGCAGCCTGAGCCCCGGGGACGCCGTGTGGCTCACCCCCAACCTGTACGTCGGCAACCCGAGCGCCGCCCTCGGCCTCGACCACGCCGACGTCGACGTGCCCGGCGAGCTGGGCCCGCTGCCCGCCTGGTTCGTGCCCGGCGACCGGCGCACCTGGGTGATCGCCGTGCACGGCCTCGCCGCCACCCGCGAGCACGCCCTGAACCTCATGGGCTTCCTGCACAGCCGCCGCTTCCCGGTCCTCGCCCTCTCCTACCGGGGCGACCTCGGCGCGCCCCGCCCGCCGGACGGCCTGAACCACCTCGGCCAGACCGAGTGGCGCGACCTGGACGCCGCGATGCGCTACGCCGTCCGCTACGGCGCCGAACGCGTCGTCCTGCTCGGCTGGTCCACCGGCGCCACCATGGCCCTGCGCGCGGCCGCCCACTCCGGACTGCGCGACCGGGTCTCCGGGCTCGTCCTGGACTCCCCGGTGCTGGACTGGCAGGCCACCCTGCGCGCCCTGGCCGCCGCCAGACACACCCCCGGCGTCCTGCTGCCGCTCGCCGTCCGCGCCGCCCAGGGCCGCACCGGACTGCACGACGGCCCCGGCGGATCCGGCGACCCGGGCGACGGCGCCGCCGACCCGGCCGCCGGACTGCGGGTGCCGACCCTCGTCTTCCACGGCCCCGACGACACCGTGGCCCCCTGGGAGGCGTCCCGCCGTCTCGCCGCCCGCCGCCCCGGCCTGGTCTCCCTGCACACCGTCGCCCGGGCCCCGCACGCCGCGATGTGGAACGTCGGCCCGAAGGACTACGAGGAGACCCTCCGCCGCTTCCTCATCCCCCTGAGCTGA
- a CDS encoding enoyl-CoA hydratase/isomerase family protein has protein sequence MATPAQELVPLLDKDGVRLTVDDALATVTLTNPAKRNAQSPAMWRALAEAGQLLPGSVRVVVLRGEGVSFSAGLDRQMFTPEGIEGEPSFIDLARSGDAELDAAIAGFQEGFTWWRRSDVVSIAAVQGYAIGAGFQLALACDIRVVAEDVQFAMRETSLGLVPDLTGTHPLVSLVGYGRAVEICLTGRFVGAEEAVQSGLANVAVPAKDLDAATADLAAAILAAPRDAVIETKTLLRGASARDYDAQRTAERAAQGRRLRDLAGLGE, from the coding sequence ATGGCCACGCCCGCCCAGGAACTCGTTCCCCTGCTCGACAAGGACGGCGTACGGCTCACCGTCGACGACGCGCTCGCCACGGTGACGCTGACCAACCCGGCCAAGCGCAACGCGCAGAGCCCCGCGATGTGGCGGGCGCTGGCCGAGGCCGGGCAGTTGCTGCCGGGCTCCGTCCGGGTGGTCGTGCTGCGCGGTGAGGGCGTGTCCTTCTCCGCGGGCCTCGACCGGCAGATGTTCACGCCCGAGGGGATCGAGGGCGAACCGTCCTTCATCGACCTCGCGCGCAGCGGCGACGCCGAACTCGACGCCGCCATCGCCGGGTTCCAGGAGGGCTTCACCTGGTGGCGACGGAGCGACGTCGTGTCCATCGCCGCCGTCCAGGGGTACGCCATCGGCGCGGGCTTCCAGCTCGCCCTCGCCTGCGACATCCGTGTCGTCGCCGAGGACGTGCAGTTCGCCATGCGCGAGACCAGCCTCGGACTGGTCCCCGACCTCACCGGCACGCACCCCCTCGTCTCCCTCGTCGGCTACGGCCGCGCGGTCGAGATCTGCCTGACCGGGCGGTTCGTCGGCGCCGAGGAGGCGGTCCAGTCCGGCCTCGCCAACGTCGCCGTACCGGCGAAGGATCTGGACGCCGCGACCGCGGACCTGGCCGCCGCGATCCTGGCGGCCCCGCGCGACGCGGTCATCGAGACCAAGACCCTCCTGCGCGGCGCGTCCGCCCGGGACTACGACGCCCAGCGCACCGCCGAACGCGCCGCCCAGGGCCGCCGCCTGCGCGACCTGGCCGGCCTGGGTGAATGA
- a CDS encoding glycoside hydrolase family 15 protein — protein MHPRIEDYALIGDEQTAALVGMDGSVDWLCLPRFDSAACFARLLGDEENGHWRIAPRGAEGPCTRRAYRPDSLVLDTEWETEEGAVRVTDLMPQRDRAPDVVRVVEGLRGRVTVHSELRLRFDYGSVVPWMRRSDGHRVAVAGPDAVWLRSEPAVRTWGQDFATHSEFTVGPGESVAFVLTWHPSHHPRPPLVDPREALRVSVEDWQAWAARCRYDGPHRDAVVRSLITLKALTYRPTGGIVAAPTTSLPEEPGGVRNWDYRYCWLRDSTLTLNALLAAGYQEEARDWRDWLLRAVAGDPADLQIMYGLAGERRLPELELSWLAGHAGSVPVRIGNEAVNQLQLDVYGEVMDSLSLARGAGLTDKPHAWSVQCALMEWLAENWREPDEGLWEVRGGRRQFVHSKVMVWVAADRAVRTLEEFPDLSGDLEGWRALRDEVHREVCEKGFDRERNTFTQSYGSLELDASLLLIPRAGFLPADDPRVIGTIEAIAAELGHHGLVRRYSTDGRTVDGLPGDEGTFLACSFWLADALHMSGRTKEARELFERLVGLANDVGLLPEEYDPATGRHLGNFPQAFSHIGLVNTALVLFGDERAG, from the coding sequence GAGGAGAACGGCCACTGGCGCATCGCCCCCAGAGGCGCGGAGGGTCCCTGCACCCGCCGCGCCTACCGGCCCGACTCCCTGGTCCTGGACACCGAGTGGGAGACCGAGGAGGGCGCCGTCCGGGTCACCGACCTGATGCCGCAGCGCGACCGCGCGCCCGACGTCGTCCGGGTCGTCGAGGGCCTGCGCGGCCGGGTCACCGTCCACAGCGAGCTGCGGCTGCGCTTCGACTACGGCTCGGTCGTGCCCTGGATGCGGCGCTCCGACGGCCATCGGGTCGCCGTCGCCGGGCCGGACGCGGTCTGGCTGCGCAGCGAACCCGCCGTCCGGACCTGGGGCCAGGACTTCGCGACCCACTCCGAGTTCACGGTCGGGCCGGGCGAGTCGGTCGCGTTCGTGCTCACCTGGCACCCCTCGCACCATCCCCGCCCGCCGCTGGTCGACCCGCGCGAGGCGCTGCGCGTCAGCGTCGAGGACTGGCAGGCGTGGGCCGCCCGGTGCCGTTACGACGGCCCCCACCGGGACGCCGTCGTACGCTCCCTGATCACCCTCAAGGCGCTCACCTACCGGCCCACCGGCGGGATCGTCGCCGCCCCCACCACCTCGCTGCCCGAGGAGCCGGGCGGGGTGCGCAACTGGGACTACCGCTACTGCTGGCTGCGCGACTCCACCCTCACCCTGAACGCCCTGCTGGCCGCGGGCTACCAGGAGGAGGCGAGGGACTGGCGGGACTGGCTGCTGCGGGCCGTGGCGGGCGATCCCGCCGACCTCCAGATCATGTACGGGCTGGCGGGTGAGCGGCGGCTGCCCGAGCTCGAACTGTCCTGGCTGGCCGGCCACGCCGGATCCGTGCCCGTACGCATCGGCAACGAGGCCGTGAACCAGCTCCAGTTGGACGTCTACGGCGAGGTGATGGACTCCCTGTCGCTGGCCCGCGGGGCGGGTCTGACGGACAAGCCGCACGCCTGGTCGGTGCAGTGCGCGCTGATGGAGTGGCTGGCCGAGAACTGGCGGGAGCCGGACGAGGGGCTGTGGGAGGTGCGCGGCGGCCGCCGTCAGTTCGTGCACTCCAAGGTGATGGTGTGGGTGGCCGCCGACCGGGCCGTGCGCACGCTGGAGGAGTTCCCGGACCTGTCCGGCGACCTGGAGGGATGGCGGGCGCTGCGCGACGAGGTGCACCGGGAGGTGTGCGAGAAGGGCTTCGACCGGGAACGCAACACCTTCACCCAGTCCTACGGGTCGCTCGAACTCGACGCCTCCCTGCTGCTCATCCCGCGCGCGGGTTTCCTGCCGGCGGACGATCCGCGGGTGATCGGCACCATCGAGGCGATCGCCGCCGAGCTGGGCCACCACGGTCTGGTGCGCCGGTACAGCACCGACGGGCGGACCGTCGACGGGCTGCCGGGCGACGAGGGCACCTTCCTCGCCTGCTCGTTCTGGCTCGCCGACGCCCTGCACATGTCCGGCCGGACGAAGGAGGCGCGGGAGCTGTTCGAACGTCTGGTCGGGCTGGCCAACGACGTGGGGCTGCTGCCGGAGGAGTACGACCCGGCCACCGGCAGGCATCTCGGCAACTTCCCGCAGGCGTTCAGCCATATCGGCCTGGTGAACACCGCCCTCGTCCTGTTCGGTGACGAGCGGGCAGGATAG
- a CDS encoding class II aldolase/adducin family protein produces the protein MAEQRYEQRRRDPLPEETDAWEALVAAARRTVADGLVVGTSGNVSVRVGDTVLVTPSGVPYDRLTPDDVTGVDLTGRQVLGTLVPTSELPMHLAVYATTDARAVVHTHAVHATAVSTLVLELPPVHYMTGALGGPVRVAPYAPYGTPELAENVLRALEGRTGCLLRNHGTLTHGTTLDQAYDRTAQLEWMCSLWLKASSVPHHTPSLLTESQITEAGTRLRNYGQPG, from the coding sequence ATGGCTGAGCAGCGGTACGAACAGCGTCGGCGGGACCCGCTCCCCGAGGAGACGGACGCCTGGGAGGCCCTGGTGGCGGCGGCCCGCCGCACGGTCGCGGACGGCCTCGTCGTCGGCACCTCGGGCAACGTCTCCGTCCGAGTCGGCGACACCGTACTCGTCACCCCGTCGGGCGTGCCCTACGACCGGCTCACCCCGGACGACGTCACCGGCGTCGACCTCACCGGCCGGCAGGTGCTCGGCACCCTCGTCCCGACCAGCGAACTGCCCATGCACCTCGCCGTGTACGCCACCACCGACGCCCGCGCCGTCGTCCACACGCACGCCGTCCACGCCACCGCCGTCTCCACGCTCGTCCTCGAACTCCCGCCCGTCCACTACATGACGGGCGCCCTCGGCGGCCCGGTCCGCGTCGCCCCCTACGCGCCCTACGGCACCCCGGAGCTGGCCGAGAACGTCCTGCGCGCCCTCGAAGGACGCACCGGCTGCCTCCTCCGCAACCACGGCACCCTCACCCACGGCACCACCCTCGACCAGGCCTACGACCGCACCGCCCAGCTCGAATGGATGTGCAGCCTCTGGCTCAAGGCGTCCTCGGTCCCCCACCACACCCCGTCCCTCCTGACGGAGTCCCAGATCACGGAAGCGGGCACCCGCCTCCGCAACTACGGCCAGCCGGGCTGA
- a CDS encoding ABC-F family ATP-binding cassette domain-containing protein has translation MISASGIELRAGARILIESASFRVAKGDRIGLVGRNGAGKTTLTKVLAGEGMPAAGQVTRSGEVGYLPQDPRTGDLDVLARDRILSARGLDLLIRKMRENEQRIAVGQGATREKALRQYERQETEFLTKGGYAAEAEAATIAAALNLPDRVLGQPLHTLSGGQRRRVELARILFSDADTLLLDEPTNHLDADSIVWLRDYLKTYRGGFIVISHDVDLVETVVNKVFYLDANRSQIDVYNMGWKLYQQQREADEKRRKRERQNAEKKAAALHSQADKMRAKATKTVAAQNMAKRADRLLAGLEAVRASDKVAKLRFPEPAPCGKTPLMAEGLSKSYGSLEIFTDVDLAIDKGSRVVILGLNGAGKTTLLRLLGGVEQPDTGEVRPGHGLKLGYYAQEHETLDPERTVLENMRSAAPDLDLVEVRKVLGSFLFSGDDVDKPAGVLSGGEKTRLALATLVVSSANVLLLDEPTNNLDPASREEILGALRTYKGAVVLVTHDEGAVEALQPERIILLPDGVEDLWGSDYADLVALA, from the coding sequence GTGATCTCCGCCTCCGGCATCGAGCTGCGCGCCGGTGCCCGCATCCTCATCGAAAGCGCCTCCTTCCGTGTCGCCAAGGGCGACCGCATCGGCCTGGTCGGCCGCAACGGCGCGGGCAAGACGACCCTGACCAAGGTCCTGGCCGGCGAGGGCATGCCCGCCGCGGGCCAGGTCACCCGCTCCGGCGAGGTCGGCTACCTCCCGCAGGACCCCCGCACCGGCGACCTCGACGTCCTCGCCCGCGACCGCATCCTGTCCGCGCGCGGCCTCGACCTCCTCATCCGCAAGATGCGCGAGAACGAACAGCGGATCGCCGTCGGCCAGGGCGCCACCCGCGAGAAGGCCCTGCGGCAGTACGAGCGCCAGGAGACCGAGTTCCTCACCAAGGGCGGGTACGCCGCCGAGGCCGAGGCCGCCACCATCGCCGCCGCGCTCAACCTGCCCGACCGTGTGCTCGGCCAGCCCCTGCACACGCTCTCCGGCGGTCAGCGCCGCCGCGTGGAACTGGCCCGCATCCTGTTCTCCGACGCGGACACGCTCCTGCTCGACGAGCCGACCAACCACCTGGACGCCGACTCGATCGTCTGGCTGCGCGACTACCTCAAGACCTACCGCGGCGGCTTCATCGTCATCAGCCACGACGTCGACCTGGTCGAGACGGTCGTCAACAAGGTGTTCTACCTGGACGCCAACCGCTCCCAGATCGACGTCTACAACATGGGCTGGAAGCTCTACCAGCAGCAGCGCGAGGCCGACGAGAAGCGCCGCAAGCGCGAGCGGCAGAACGCCGAGAAGAAGGCCGCCGCCCTGCACTCGCAGGCCGACAAGATGCGCGCCAAGGCCACCAAGACCGTCGCCGCGCAGAACATGGCCAAGCGCGCCGACCGGCTGCTCGCGGGGCTGGAGGCGGTCCGCGCCTCCGACAAGGTCGCCAAGCTGCGCTTCCCCGAGCCCGCGCCCTGCGGCAAGACCCCGCTGATGGCCGAGGGCCTGTCGAAGTCGTACGGCTCGCTGGAGATCTTCACCGACGTCGACCTGGCCATCGACAAGGGCTCCCGGGTCGTCATCCTGGGCCTCAACGGCGCCGGCAAGACCACCCTGCTGCGCCTGCTCGGCGGGGTGGAGCAGCCGGACACCGGCGAGGTGCGCCCCGGCCACGGCCTCAAGCTCGGCTACTACGCCCAGGAGCACGAGACGCTCGACCCGGAGCGCACCGTCCTGGAGAACATGCGCTCCGCCGCCCCCGACCTGGACCTCGTCGAGGTCCGCAAGGTGCTCGGCTCGTTCCTGTTCTCCGGCGACGACGTCGACAAGCCGGCCGGGGTCCTCTCCGGCGGTGAGAAGACCCGGCTCGCCCTGGCCACCCTGGTGGTCTCCTCCGCCAACGTCCTGCTGCTCGACGAGCCCACCAACAACCTCGACCCCGCCAGCCGCGAGGAGATCCTCGGCGCACTGCGCACCTACAAGGGCGCGGTGGTCCTCGTCACCCACGACGAGGGCGCCGTGGAGGCGCTCCAGCCCGAGCGGATCATCCTGCTCCCCGACGGCGTCGAGGACCTGTGGGGCTCCGACTACGCGGATCTCGTCGCCCTGGCGTGA
- a CDS encoding VOC family protein: MTGTQGVRPGICPTLLYADAKAAIRQLTEALGFTELSVYEGEDGAVLHAELAQGNGVVMLGSKGRGGVFDAAMKDAGPAGVYVVVDDVDAHHRRAVEQGAEILMPPTDQDYGSRDYMARDAEGNIWSFGTYAPDLQG; this comes from the coding sequence ATGACAGGGACGCAGGGAGTACGACCGGGCATCTGTCCGACACTGCTGTACGCCGACGCGAAGGCGGCGATCCGGCAGCTCACGGAGGCCCTCGGCTTCACCGAGCTGTCGGTGTACGAGGGCGAGGACGGCGCGGTGCTGCACGCCGAGCTGGCCCAGGGCAACGGCGTGGTGATGCTGGGCTCGAAGGGCCGCGGCGGGGTCTTCGACGCGGCGATGAAGGACGCGGGCCCCGCCGGGGTGTACGTGGTGGTGGACGACGTGGACGCGCACCACCGCCGGGCCGTGGAGCAGGGCGCGGAGATCCTGATGCCCCCGACGGACCAGGACTACGGCTCCCGCGACTACATGGCGCGGGACGCCGAGGGCAACATCTGGAGCTTCGGCACGTACGCGCCGGATCTCCAGGGCTGA
- a CDS encoding DUF6286 domain-containing protein, whose translation MSEPRGSDSTPPVLEKTPDSETDSTDENTPQEQPDTTADLGRGGRFWSARRVPAAVVAAALLVIAGAFLYDVVAVRADHDAMPWRSGLARELAERPLDDVWVLVGAGVAAALGLWLILLAVTPGLRSVLPMRRTHPDVRAGLHRDAAALALRDRAMEVGGVQSVRVKAGRRRADVRAVAHFRDLDAVHTDLDTVLADAVRGLGLTRPLGLTVRVRRPGKKG comes from the coding sequence ATGAGCGAGCCCCGGGGCTCGGACAGCACACCGCCCGTCCTGGAGAAGACACCGGACAGCGAGACCGACAGCACGGACGAGAACACACCGCAGGAGCAACCGGACACCACCGCGGACCTCGGCAGGGGCGGCCGCTTCTGGTCCGCACGCCGCGTCCCGGCGGCCGTCGTCGCGGCGGCGCTGCTCGTGATCGCGGGCGCCTTCCTCTACGACGTCGTCGCGGTCCGCGCCGACCACGACGCCATGCCCTGGCGCAGCGGCCTGGCCCGCGAGCTGGCCGAACGCCCCCTGGACGACGTCTGGGTGCTGGTCGGCGCCGGTGTCGCGGCCGCCCTCGGCCTCTGGCTGATCCTGCTCGCCGTCACCCCGGGCCTGCGGTCCGTGCTGCCGATGCGGCGCACCCACCCCGACGTCCGCGCGGGCCTCCACCGGGACGCCGCCGCGCTCGCGCTGCGCGACCGCGCCATGGAGGTCGGCGGAGTGCAGTCCGTCCGGGTGAAGGCCGGCCGGCGCAGGGCCGACGTCCGCGCCGTCGCCCACTTCCGTGACCTGGACGCCGTACACACCGACCTCGACACCGTCCTGGCCGACGCGGTCCGCGGTCTGGGCCTGACCCGCCCGCTCGGCCTCACGGTGCGGGTGCGGCGGCCCGGGAAGAAGGGGTGA
- the amaP gene encoding alkaline shock response membrane anchor protein AmaP, with amino-acid sequence MRPVLRTVDRVLLGIVGLVLLALGGSVLAVGLGVSPPSWWIHDGPHDVLLSTAERTRWRTEGWWWPTVIAVLALLMLLALWWLTAVLRRRRLGEVLVDTGDGAGAVLRGRALEGVLSGEAADLEGVAHAHVRLTGRSVAPSTRITLQLEPHVDPGTALDHLTSQALTHAKDSAALRALPAEVRLKAAKHKAERVS; translated from the coding sequence GTGAGGCCCGTGCTCAGGACCGTCGACCGCGTCCTGCTGGGCATCGTCGGACTGGTGCTGCTGGCCCTCGGCGGCTCGGTCCTCGCCGTCGGGCTCGGTGTGTCACCGCCGTCCTGGTGGATCCACGACGGCCCCCACGACGTGCTGCTCAGCACCGCCGAACGCACCCGCTGGCGCACCGAGGGATGGTGGTGGCCCACGGTCATCGCCGTCCTCGCGCTGCTGATGCTGCTCGCCCTGTGGTGGCTCACGGCGGTCCTGCGCCGCCGCCGGCTCGGCGAGGTCCTGGTGGACACCGGCGACGGCGCGGGCGCCGTGCTGCGCGGCCGCGCCCTGGAGGGCGTCCTGTCGGGCGAGGCCGCCGATCTGGAGGGCGTGGCCCACGCCCACGTCCGCCTGACCGGTCGCAGCGTCGCCCCGTCGACCCGGATCACCCTCCAGTTGGAGCCGCACGTCGACCCCGGCACGGCCCTGGACCACCTCACGTCACAGGCCCTGACCCACGCCAAGGACTCGGCCGCGCTCCGGGCGCTCCCGGCGGAGGTGCGCCTGAAGGCGGCCAAGCACAAGGCGGAACGGGTCAGTTGA